One window of Biomphalaria glabrata chromosome 6, xgBioGlab47.1, whole genome shotgun sequence genomic DNA carries:
- the LOC106059923 gene encoding tubby-related protein 3-like isoform X2 — protein MYAGVPQRKGASEPVSTINGPPGSIPDEYKQNKLENQRAIIEMSAKRKRQMQLMMQPNENSRPNSARKVREETRPLVKGDAAKDAKTKSDYYNYVYTGPAAERDNGSGEPVGNENAPLRLGKYNVKDVTEDESKDTSDSEGDDIPTIMADATPSEVTRKPKKQVSSTTPTALIDDDVDSESIPMPVAPSQGGSRSPSLQNVSHNTPVATFQAQNSGGDSTENIEKKKKKKKKSRRKKEETEVEQTGAEAVDSPPAPRPYTPDATELNDFVLRPAPQGVTMKCRITRDKKGVDRNIYPTYFLHLEQDNGRKIFILAGRKRKRSKTSNYLISTDPTDLARTGDAYCGKLRSNYLGTQFTLFDHGNNPKKGLQEARQELVAIAYETNVLGFKGPRKMTIIIPGMTNEHQRVNIKPQGQQDGLIERWKKKNMENLLELHNKTPVWNEDTQSYVLNFHGRVTQASVKNFQIVHDNDVDYIVMQFGRVAEDVFTMDYNYPMCALQAFGIALSSFDGKLA, from the exons GGCTTCAGAACCTGTTAGTACTATTAATGGCCCACCAGGAAG TATACCCGATGAATACAAGCAAAACAAGTTGGAGAATCAACGTGCCATAATTGAGATGAGTGCTAAAAGGAAACGTCAAATGCAGCTTATGATGCAGCCCAATGAAAATAGCCGCCCTAATTCAGCACGTAAAGTCAGAGAAGAGACCCGTCCACTTGTTAAGGGAGATGCTGCTAAAGATGCAAAGACTAAATCTGATTATTACAACTATG TTTATACAGGTCCAGCAGCTGAACGAGACAATGGATCTGGAGAACCTGTAGGAAATGAAAATGCTCCATTGAGACTTggtaaatataatgtaaaagaTGTGACGGAAGATGAATCTAAAGACACGAGTGATTCAGAAGGGGATGACATCCCAACAATCATGGCAG ATGCGACACCAAGTGAAGTTACACGTAAACCCAAAAAGCAAGTTTCCAGCACAACTCCAACAGCTCTCATTGATGATGATGTGGATAGCGAGTCAATTCCAATGCCAGTTGCCCCTTCCCAGGGTGGCTCTAGGTCACCATCTTTACAGAATGTGTCCCACAATACACCTGTAGCCACCTTCCAAGCTCAAAACTCTGGTGGTGACAGCACAGAG aatatagaaaaaaagaaaaagaagaagaaaaagtctcgaagaaagaaagaagagactGAG GTTGAGCAAACAGGTGCTGAAGCAGTTGATAGTCCTCCAGCACCCCGTCCTTATACACCAGATGCCACAGAGCTGAATGACTTTGTTTTACGGCCTGCACCTCAAGGTGTTACAATGAAATGTCGTATAACTCGGGATAAAAAAGGAGTTGATCGAAATATCTACCCCACATATTTCCTTCATTTAGAGCAAGATAATGGCAGGAAG ATCTTTATTCTTGCTGGAAGAAAGAGGAAACGAAGTAAAACCTCCAACTACTTGATTTCCACTGACCCAACAGATTTGGCCAGGACTGGAGATGCTTACTGTGGGAAGCTTAG GTCCAACTACCTGGGCACACAATTTACTTTATTTGACCATGGAAATAACCCAAAGAAAGGTTTACAAGAAGCTCGTCAGGAACTAGTGGCTATTGCATAT GAAACCAATGTACTTGGATTCAAAGGTCCAAGGAAAATGACCATCATAATTCCTGGTATGACCAATGAACATCAAAGAGTAAATATCAAACCACAAGGA CAACAAGATGGCTTGATAGAAAGGTGGAAAAAGAAGAACATGGAAAACCTTCTAGAACTCCATAACAAAACACCTGTCTGGAATGAAG ATACTCAGTCCTATGTATTAAACTTTCATGGAAGAGTGACTCAAGCATCTGTGAAAAACTTCCAAATTGTTCATGATAATGATG TGGATTACATTGTCATGCAATTTGGTCGTGTGGCTGAGGATGTGTTCACCATGGACTACAACTACCCAATGTGTGCACTTCAAGCATTTGGTATTGCCCTTAGCAGTTTTGATGGCAAACTTGCCT
- the LOC106059923 gene encoding tubby-related protein 3-like isoform X1 → MYAGVPQRKGASEPVSTINGPPGSIPDEYKQNKLENQRAIIEMSAKRKRQMQLMMQPNENSRPNSARKVREETRPLVKGDAAKDAKTKSDYYNYVYTGPAAERDNGSGEPVGNENAPLRLGKYNVKDVTEDESKDTSDSEGDDIPTIMADATPSEVTRKPKKQVSSTTPTALIDDDVDSESIPMPVAPSQGGSRSPSLQNVSHNTPVATFQAQNSGGDSTENIEKKKKKKKKSRRKKEETEVEQTGAEAVDSPPAPRPYTPDATELNDFVLRPAPQGVTMKCRITRDKKGVDRNIYPTYFLHLEQDNGRKIFILAGRKRKRSKTSNYLISTDPTDLARTGDAYCGKLRSNYLGTQFTLFDHGNNPKKGLQEARQELVAIAYETNVLGFKGPRKMTIIIPGMTNEHQRVNIKPQGQQDGLIERWKKKNMENLLELHNKTPVWNEDTQSYVLNFHGRVTQASVKNFQIVHDNDVDYIVMQFGRVAEDVFTMDYNYPMCALQAFGIALSSFDGKLAYKCNTGESQRLKH, encoded by the exons GGCTTCAGAACCTGTTAGTACTATTAATGGCCCACCAGGAAG TATACCCGATGAATACAAGCAAAACAAGTTGGAGAATCAACGTGCCATAATTGAGATGAGTGCTAAAAGGAAACGTCAAATGCAGCTTATGATGCAGCCCAATGAAAATAGCCGCCCTAATTCAGCACGTAAAGTCAGAGAAGAGACCCGTCCACTTGTTAAGGGAGATGCTGCTAAAGATGCAAAGACTAAATCTGATTATTACAACTATG TTTATACAGGTCCAGCAGCTGAACGAGACAATGGATCTGGAGAACCTGTAGGAAATGAAAATGCTCCATTGAGACTTggtaaatataatgtaaaagaTGTGACGGAAGATGAATCTAAAGACACGAGTGATTCAGAAGGGGATGACATCCCAACAATCATGGCAG ATGCGACACCAAGTGAAGTTACACGTAAACCCAAAAAGCAAGTTTCCAGCACAACTCCAACAGCTCTCATTGATGATGATGTGGATAGCGAGTCAATTCCAATGCCAGTTGCCCCTTCCCAGGGTGGCTCTAGGTCACCATCTTTACAGAATGTGTCCCACAATACACCTGTAGCCACCTTCCAAGCTCAAAACTCTGGTGGTGACAGCACAGAG aatatagaaaaaaagaaaaagaagaagaaaaagtctcgaagaaagaaagaagagactGAG GTTGAGCAAACAGGTGCTGAAGCAGTTGATAGTCCTCCAGCACCCCGTCCTTATACACCAGATGCCACAGAGCTGAATGACTTTGTTTTACGGCCTGCACCTCAAGGTGTTACAATGAAATGTCGTATAACTCGGGATAAAAAAGGAGTTGATCGAAATATCTACCCCACATATTTCCTTCATTTAGAGCAAGATAATGGCAGGAAG ATCTTTATTCTTGCTGGAAGAAAGAGGAAACGAAGTAAAACCTCCAACTACTTGATTTCCACTGACCCAACAGATTTGGCCAGGACTGGAGATGCTTACTGTGGGAAGCTTAG GTCCAACTACCTGGGCACACAATTTACTTTATTTGACCATGGAAATAACCCAAAGAAAGGTTTACAAGAAGCTCGTCAGGAACTAGTGGCTATTGCATAT GAAACCAATGTACTTGGATTCAAAGGTCCAAGGAAAATGACCATCATAATTCCTGGTATGACCAATGAACATCAAAGAGTAAATATCAAACCACAAGGA CAACAAGATGGCTTGATAGAAAGGTGGAAAAAGAAGAACATGGAAAACCTTCTAGAACTCCATAACAAAACACCTGTCTGGAATGAAG ATACTCAGTCCTATGTATTAAACTTTCATGGAAGAGTGACTCAAGCATCTGTGAAAAACTTCCAAATTGTTCATGATAATGATG TGGATTACATTGTCATGCAATTTGGTCGTGTGGCTGAGGATGTGTTCACCATGGACTACAACTACCCAATGTGTGCACTTCAAGCATTTGGTATTGCCCTTAGCAGTTTTGATGGCAAACTTGCCT
- the LOC106059923 gene encoding tubby-related protein 3-like isoform X3 encodes MYAGVPQRKGASEPVSTINGPPGSIPDEYKQNKLENQRAIIEMSAKRKRQMQLMMQPNENSRPNSARKVREETRPLVKGDAAKDAKTKSDYYNYVYTGPAAERDNGSGEPVGNENAPLRLGKYNVKDVTEDESKDTSDSEGDDIPTIMADATPSEVTRKPKKQVSSTTPTALIDDDVDSESIPMPVAPSQGGSRSPSLQNVSHNTPVATFQAQNSGGDSTEVEQTGAEAVDSPPAPRPYTPDATELNDFVLRPAPQGVTMKCRITRDKKGVDRNIYPTYFLHLEQDNGRKIFILAGRKRKRSKTSNYLISTDPTDLARTGDAYCGKLRSNYLGTQFTLFDHGNNPKKGLQEARQELVAIAYETNVLGFKGPRKMTIIIPGMTNEHQRVNIKPQGQQDGLIERWKKKNMENLLELHNKTPVWNEDTQSYVLNFHGRVTQASVKNFQIVHDNDVDYIVMQFGRVAEDVFTMDYNYPMCALQAFGIALSSFDGKLAYKCNTGESQRLKH; translated from the exons GGCTTCAGAACCTGTTAGTACTATTAATGGCCCACCAGGAAG TATACCCGATGAATACAAGCAAAACAAGTTGGAGAATCAACGTGCCATAATTGAGATGAGTGCTAAAAGGAAACGTCAAATGCAGCTTATGATGCAGCCCAATGAAAATAGCCGCCCTAATTCAGCACGTAAAGTCAGAGAAGAGACCCGTCCACTTGTTAAGGGAGATGCTGCTAAAGATGCAAAGACTAAATCTGATTATTACAACTATG TTTATACAGGTCCAGCAGCTGAACGAGACAATGGATCTGGAGAACCTGTAGGAAATGAAAATGCTCCATTGAGACTTggtaaatataatgtaaaagaTGTGACGGAAGATGAATCTAAAGACACGAGTGATTCAGAAGGGGATGACATCCCAACAATCATGGCAG ATGCGACACCAAGTGAAGTTACACGTAAACCCAAAAAGCAAGTTTCCAGCACAACTCCAACAGCTCTCATTGATGATGATGTGGATAGCGAGTCAATTCCAATGCCAGTTGCCCCTTCCCAGGGTGGCTCTAGGTCACCATCTTTACAGAATGTGTCCCACAATACACCTGTAGCCACCTTCCAAGCTCAAAACTCTGGTGGTGACAGCACAGAG GTTGAGCAAACAGGTGCTGAAGCAGTTGATAGTCCTCCAGCACCCCGTCCTTATACACCAGATGCCACAGAGCTGAATGACTTTGTTTTACGGCCTGCACCTCAAGGTGTTACAATGAAATGTCGTATAACTCGGGATAAAAAAGGAGTTGATCGAAATATCTACCCCACATATTTCCTTCATTTAGAGCAAGATAATGGCAGGAAG ATCTTTATTCTTGCTGGAAGAAAGAGGAAACGAAGTAAAACCTCCAACTACTTGATTTCCACTGACCCAACAGATTTGGCCAGGACTGGAGATGCTTACTGTGGGAAGCTTAG GTCCAACTACCTGGGCACACAATTTACTTTATTTGACCATGGAAATAACCCAAAGAAAGGTTTACAAGAAGCTCGTCAGGAACTAGTGGCTATTGCATAT GAAACCAATGTACTTGGATTCAAAGGTCCAAGGAAAATGACCATCATAATTCCTGGTATGACCAATGAACATCAAAGAGTAAATATCAAACCACAAGGA CAACAAGATGGCTTGATAGAAAGGTGGAAAAAGAAGAACATGGAAAACCTTCTAGAACTCCATAACAAAACACCTGTCTGGAATGAAG ATACTCAGTCCTATGTATTAAACTTTCATGGAAGAGTGACTCAAGCATCTGTGAAAAACTTCCAAATTGTTCATGATAATGATG TGGATTACATTGTCATGCAATTTGGTCGTGTGGCTGAGGATGTGTTCACCATGGACTACAACTACCCAATGTGTGCACTTCAAGCATTTGGTATTGCCCTTAGCAGTTTTGATGGCAAACTTGCCT